gctcaaactcatgtctactgaatcagtgatgccatacaagcatctcattctctgtcgtccccttctcctctcgccttcaatcttccccagcatcagggtcttttccaatgagtcagttcttcgcatcaggtgtccaaagtatgggagctttagcttcagcatcagtccttccaatgaatattcaggactgatttcctttaggattgactggtttgatctccttgcagttcaagggactctcaagagtcttctccagcgccacagttcaaaagcatcaattcttcagtgttcagctttctttacagtccaactctcacatccatgcatgactactggaaaaaccatagctttgactagacggacctttgtcagcaaagtacaaACAAatgtgtcgctcagtcgtgtcccactctttgcgaccccatggactgtagcctaccaggctcctctgtccatggaattttctaggcaagagtactggagtgggttgccatttccttctccagggaatcttccacacccaggcattgaagccgggtctcccacattgcaggcagacgctttaccctctaatccaccagggaagcccttgtcagcaaagtaatgtctctgcttttgaatatgctgtctaggttggtcacagcttttcttccaaggagcaggtatcttaattccatggctgcagtcaccgtctgcagtgaatttggaccTCCCAAAAtttagtctctcactgtttccattgtttccctacctatttcccatgaagtgatgatctTTACCATGTTGGTCTTTATGAAATGTCTTGATTGTAAAAACAGTCTTCATGCATCCTCAAATATTTGGTATATAAGCCCTCAACACTACACTGGGCTGCTTCTGGTCCACCTTTAAAGTAGCTGACTGAGCCTTAAATCTCTGGACCAGTCCACTCTCCTCCCCAGAACCCTCCCCTGGCACAGAGGCTCCAGGGTTCTATTGGCCTGGGATCCATACCCCTCCCGACTCTTAGTCTCTGCCTGTGAGCATGCAGCCTGCAGTGTCTGGGTGCTGTGATTATTAGATGTACCTATAAGTGCTCTCCTGAGCATCATCCCCACTCCTCAAAAAACATCTCCTTGGGTGGGAATGAACTGGGTGGTAGGGGAGGGGCATCCAGCATCTATTCTGAAGATACAGTgattctctggtcctctggaGGACATTAGGGAGGGATGGTAGCATCTAAGAGAGAAACATAAGGcaggcatgtgagatgagtcttGTGCCTCAGGACAGGACCCCATCTCCAGGCTCTGGGTTTCTGGCAACTGCTGGAACACGGGCTGAATCTGCAGCAAGGCAAGGTGATGACTCCAGCTTCTCTCTGTGATACAGCCTGCAGGAAACTGTCTCATTCACCATGGACAACTGCGATTCTCACCACCTCGTCCTCTGCCTAAAATTCTTTACTCCCAGCACCTTCTAGGTAATGCCCCATCTTCCAGGTAACCTCTTAGCACAGCTTACACCATGCTAGGCACACACATGAGTTATCTAAGCAGAGCAACGTAGGAGTCTTGCAAGTATTGTAGGTTCTATGtcagataaggaaaccaaagaGGCAAAGAGGCCAAGATCAACACATCTGAATGAAACCAAGACCTGTCTAGGGCCCTGGCCTGTGCCCACAGGCAGTACTCTTGAAGCCtgttgagtaaactccaagattCTCAACCTGAGTATATGGGAAGGCACATCTTACTTAGAGACAGGCAAGCTCCTGATACCAGGAATCCACAGTTCCTGATTCCCGCCAGAGAAATATCTTCCTATTGGGAAGTGCCTCAGAGACaatactggcttcccaggtggcactagtggtaaagaacctgcctgccaatgcaggagacataaagtgaggcaggtttcatccctgggtttggacgatcccctggaggaggtcttggcaactcactccagtatctttgcctggagaatcccatggacagaggacctggcaggctacagtccatgaggtcacaaagagccagacacgactgaaacaatgCAACACACGCAGAGACAACACTCACCAGCATTACAAGTTGGACTGGACTTTTGCCGCTTTGGCCACACAGCATCTACTCCTCCTTCCTAATAGTCACACTAATTTCCTTTGGGGAATTATCTGACAGCTACTGTGTACTGTCTCGGTGGACAGTAACTCATCTAGCAATCTATCCTCCACTTCATAAGCAAAAACTGTCACCCAGATCTCCTAGAGCCTGACTTCCTTTTCATCACCTTAGAACAATCAAAGCCAAGTATCTGATCTAAGCTTGGCTGGTTGAATGCTCTCTTTCCTAGGAATTTGGCTTTGGAGCAAGAGACACAAAGACAGACTGAGCTCATTGTGGCAATTCATTCACCCCAATGACTGCACCTGGGTGAGACTGAAGTGCTCTCCCTGCTTCAAAGGACCCTTTGAGCTGCCCAGCTCCTGTCCAACTTCTGTTCTAGGTCTTCCCTTCCAGCCTGAGACATCCTTGGCCACCcaatcacttttcttttcttaatttagcCTGAGTCAGTTTCTGTTGCTTGCCATCAATGAATCTGGCTAAAATACACCAGCTCATgctaaggaagaaagaattcccCATTTCCCTTCCACATGAGGGATTCAAAGACCAAGCGTGAACTCGCcaagattcttttttattttgttttatttttggccgcacttggtctttgttgctgcgtgcaggttttctctagttgtggcaagcaggggctactcttcattaaAGCGTGTAGGTTTCTCATTGTAGTGcctttcttgttgtggagcacaggctctaggcttgcGGGTTTCAGTAGTTCCAGCATAcaagctcagtacttgtggctctcaggcttagtTGGCCTCATGGAATGTTGGCCTCATGAAATgtggaagggagaaggcaatggcaccccactccagtactcttgcctggaaaatcccatggacggaggagaccggtaggctgcagtccatgggatcgcgaagagtcgggcacgactgagcgacttcgctttcacttttcactttgatgcgttggagaaggaaatggcaacccacttcagtgttcttgcctggagaatcccaggaatggctgagcctggtgggctgccgtgtatggggtcacacagagtcggacacgactgaagcgacttagcagcagtaagtaGCAGCAATGTGGaaccttccctgaccaggaactgaacccacattccctgcgttggcaggcagattcttatccactgcaccaccagggaagtcctgcccaaGATTcttaaccaaaaaagaaaagaagcctaTAAAATGTGCTAGCCCTAACCATCTGCCACGTGACAACTTCCAATCAGAACACAGAAAGCCTTAGTTTGTTACTGAAAGGGTATGGTGGGTCTGGCTGCTAGctactcaaaagccaataaacaggccaggttggtcgaaaggaagtttgctttatttcagatgccggcaactggaggggtggagtggggggaggAGGCGAGGGTGGTGGACATCTGCTCAAGGGCCAATTCCACCCCTCCCCAATAAGCAGGGGGTGAGAGCTTTCATAgacaggggtgggtggggtgggtctACATGCAGAAAGAGCAcagtcatctctaacagtcatctttAACCTGGTCaccagtggtctgaccagcatcatcttgattgttttaggtacagttaatcatcagttccagggttcatttgtttccatttctttgaggtcaATTCTCAGAATTCTGGCAGCTCACGGGTACAGTTTGCTCATCATGTTAACTTCTCCACTCGGTGTTTTGGCATTTATAAGACTGCttacaggatatggctcagaatattacctATGTGCAGTGCTGTGCtggggttagtcactcagttgtatcctactctttgccaccccatggactgtagcccaccaggctcctctgaccatgggattctccaggcaagaatactgtagtgggttgccatgcccttcttcagaggatcttcctgacccaggaatggaacccaggtctcctgcattgcaggtggattctttactgtctgaaccaccagggaagcccaagaatactggagttggtagcctatcctttcCGCAGGGGATCTTTACATCCCGGGGATCGaaccgtggtctcctgcattgcaggtgattccttaccatctgagctactagggaagcccccaaattatctatagcccttaagaagaaactaaaagtccttgactatgcttaatgactgcattattatttagtctcctttgactgttttcctttgtttcagcatttctcactCCTCTgcttaaacttattctttgactaaagttttccacagacaaaaggcagggagAAGACGTGGTGGGGATGGGGCAAGGACCATAAGGTCTTGCTCCGTTTCAAGTTCACTTGACCAAGTTAGGCCACTGGATGAAGGGAGGAGTGGAATTTCAGGTGTTTACTCAACTCACAGGGAAAGTCGAGCGATTACCTCCTCACTATTGCAGCAGTCCTCAGATTTGTCCTGGGAACAGAATTCCACAGTGGAAGTTGTGGTGAAAGACACTTGGAAGGAGAGTGATAGCTGCCTTGGAGACATAAGGCTAAACTGTAAGCTGGCTCATTTGCtggagagaaagcaaagaaagaaaaacctgtgAAGAGGCCTCCCTGAGTCAGAAAAAAGTCTCTAACAGTGACCCATACAGGACTTAGGTTTGATTGGACTTCATAAAGCAATGTATCCCCTGGGACATTGTTGAAAACAATAGAGCAGTCAGCCAGAAATTTTGGAGATTCACAACTCGGTGTTTTGAGACAAAGAGAACCCTTCCCAAACCTCTGTCATCACAGGATAGTTGTGGTCATGCTCAAGGCTGTAGCCCTTGAGGTGCAACATCTGAGGCATCACACTATGAAGGGTGGAGGGACCGCACTAAAAGTACCCAGTCAGTTACTAAACATGAAAACAAGCAATTCATCTCGAAAAGGCAATAATATACCTGGGGAGCAGAGTGTGACCAGTAGCCATATTTGCTATAATATATTATCTAAGATAACCAGTTTccaacaaaaaattacaagacataaagaaataggaaagaatagggaattccctggtgctccagtggttagaacttggccCTTTCACattgtaggttcaatccctggtcaggaaacttagatcccacatgccaagaggcAACAAAGCCTGCGTGCTGTGACTAGAGAAACCCCAaacaccacaatgaagacccagtgcagccaaaagtaaataaataggaaatctgaataaaccgTAGActttaggaaaaacaaataaataaagattatgtGGAAATTGATTGCATCAAGAATAGAGAACCCACACActtatggccaattaatctacaacaaagtaTGCAAAatacacaatgaagaaaagacaatctcttcgacaagtggtgccaggaaaactggacagctacatgtaaaagaatgaacattttcattttgtcatATATAAGCTTAAATGGGTTcaaaacctaaatgcaaaatcaaatactgtaaaactcctagaggaaaatgtaGGCCAAACACTCTTTGACAAAACTTGCAGCAGTagttttttggatccatctcgtagggtaatggaaacaaaagcaaaaataaacaaatgggacctattaAACTCTAAATTGTTtgcacagcaagagaaaccataAAATGCAAAgataacctatggaatgggagaaaatatttgtaaatcaaccAACAACAAGAACTGAATTTCCAAGACATAAAAACTGTTTACAcagttcaataaaaaaatttttaaaaacaaccaaaaatgagcagaagacctaagtagacatttctcaaaaaaagttagacagatggccaacagaaacatgaaaagaggctcaacatcactaattattcagttcagttcagtcactcagtcgtgtctgctgagtctttgcgaccccgtgaatcgcagcacgccaggcctccctgtccatcaccaactcccagattttactcaaactcatgtccatgaagtcggtgatgccatccagccatctcatcctctgtcatccccttctcctcctgcccccaatccctcccagcatcagagtcttttccaatgagtcaactcttcgcatgaagtggccaaagtattggagtttcagctttggcatcagtccttccaatgaacacccaggactgatttccttcagaatggactggttggatctccttgcagtccaagggactctcaagagtcttctccaacaccacagttcaaaagcatcaattattcagtgctcagctttcttcactaattattagagaaatgcaaattaaaactacattcAGGtagttttgatgatggccatctgacctcactctggtcagaatggccatcatcaaaaagtctacaagtaataaatcctagagagggtacagagaaaaaggaaccctcctgcactgccggtgggaatgtaaattggtacacccACTGTGCTGAACAGTAAGGAGgttacttaaaaaactaaaaatagagtaaccatataatccagcagcCCTGCTTCTGAGTATAtacccagaaaagacaaaaactttaATTTGAAGCTATaacatgtaccccaaagttcaatagcactatttataatagccttcgtctttatctattcatatatatatatatatatatatatatatatatacacacacacacacacacacatatataggttCCTCGGTAGtttaattggtaaagaatccacctgcaatgcaggaaacgcagataattcgggttccatccctgggttgggaagatcccctgaaggagggaatgacaagccactccagcactcttgcctggagaatcccatggatagaggagcctggtgggctacagtccataggcttgcaaaaaGTCGTACAagtctgagcaactgagcaacaacaacaaaaccctaaCCCGAATGGTCTCCTCAGCTGCTCTGAGAGCTCCTGGGGGTATGTTTGTGATGTACCCCAGGTTCTTGGAGTGACAAGCAGTACAATAATTATTTCATGACCATATGTGTCAGATGAGTGTGCCCCTCTTCTGAAACCCAACAAAGGAAAAGAAGCTGAAGCAAAAGTCTTGCATGATATTTTATTCTGAGAGGGAAAGGCAGTGGAGGGAGTTTGGTGAGAGAAACTGGAGAGAAGACTCCTGGATTCAGGAAGGAAGGAGCCGGCTGAGGATGCTGGAGTTTCTGTGCTTTTTCCCCAGGATGGGGTAAGAGGACCCAGGGAATCAAATGAAACCTACTGTGGAGAGAAGAGACAGGTTGATACGGGCTCTGATCTCTCAGTCTCGGGCCATTTCCTTGGTGTCCACCTCATCTTATGTGATGGTCTCCTTCAATCCTCATTTCAATctcagaaatagaaataattatcGCCCTTTCgcaggtaaggaaactgaagctcaaagaggtTAGGTTACTTGTCCAACGTCACACATTTGAGGAGAAATGGAGACCTGATTTTACTCCAGGATTGTTTGCAGgagtgtggggaggggcagggggaggttGCCTCAGGCTGTTAGGAGTTTCCCTTTCACAGGGAGGCTGTCAGGGAATGAGTCCCTGCTGTTGCCTATGCACATACCTGGCTTGCTTTTGCACATCTTGATGTCCACACAGACAACCCGAGAGGTTTTTCCAGCTGTGATGTCCGCAGCGATGCGACGGAGAAATCTCTTCATGATTGACTTGCACAGACCTTTCAGCAGCCCCATCTTGCTGCACACCTTGGAGGCCGCCTCGATGACGGTATTCTGCAGCGGCCGCGCCGTGGTGGGAAATGGGCCTCAGGTGAGCCCTGCCGGGCACTGTCTCTCTGCAGGCCCCGGCAGCCTTGGGCTCTCAGCGGGTCTGGCAGTGGGAGTGCTGGGTCCCGGGAGTTGGTGCCAGGTGGTAGTGGGAGCAGGGACTGGAGAGACAGGGCTCagccccctccccattccccaaGCCTGGCCAGCAGGAGCTCTGGAAAGGACAATTGACCCTGCCGAGTCTTAGCCTCTGTATACCCAGGCCCTGTCTTCTGGGTGGAGAGTGGTGCCCAGACCCACTTTAAAGGCTCTGTCTATATAGCTTCTGGGTCCAGGGCCAGACTGGGGGGCTCCatctgctggggggtggggggtggcgggttAAAGGGGGGATCCAAGCTTGGAGCTTTGGTCCATTGCTTTTGAAATATCTTCTTCTGACATCTCCCATGGAAGGGGATAGATCTGAGTACCCCAGGGTGAAGGTAGTGATGCTGAGCAGGTTGGGGGAGCCAAGGAGACGGAGGGAGGGAAAGTGAAACTATGGTTCTGGTGATGATGCCTCCACTTGTTAAGTATTCACTCAGAGCTAAGTACATCCCACTTTCCAGCTCATTTAAAAAGCCTAGGTAAGGATTCCCAGCCCTCCCCACTCCACTTGGGGGCACCTCTCCACCCGCCAAGTCCCACAGGCCTCCCGTCTCACCTCATCAGGCTGATCTCCCAACTTGTTCATCAGATGTTGTATTATCATCTGACAAGGACCACAGAGTAGGCTCAGCTCTTCTCCTTGGAGCAGCAGGTCACCCTATCAGGAAAGGAAGCCCATTAGGGCGGTCTCTCAGACACCCCAGCTTCATAAGGGCACCAGGAAGGGTCCCCTGGGGGCTTTCAAGCCAGTAGGATGACCCATGATCTGTCTGTCCATATGAGGACCTCAGCCAGAGTGCCTGCCCATCTCTCTGCCTGTCTTAGAGGGGCTGAGAGACCCCACGACCTGCCCCCACACCCACAGCAGCGGCCCCAGCCCAGCATCTGCCCCTCTGCTGTTCTACCGTCAGACAAGGAGGAGGCTCTTGGGGAGGGCCCAGCCACCAGTGTAGCCCCCACCCCTGTCAGGTACCAGCGTGAACAAAACCAGCATCTTcagctcccagccctgcctccccaccccctgagCAGTTCAGTCTCCAGGCCCTCGCCCCTGGCGCTGcccagggaggagaggaaggagagcgATGGTGGGGGGGCAGCAGGAAGCCATCCGAGTACCTGGGGATGCTCCGGGTCCAGGCCCTGGCACAACTCATCTCCATCACACAGATGGGCCGTCACCTGGTCGTGGCTCTCAGGAGTCAGACCGGAAAAGGCCAGCCCTGGGGAAGAAACAGCATGAGCAGCCCTccacagacagagggagagaagTCAGTGCTTCTGGCTGGGGAGAGCCCAGGAGGCAGCTGGCGCCCAGGATGGGGAGGCAGCCTTGTGAGGCGTCTCGGGCGCCTCCTGCCCTGCTCTGCCCTGGGGCTGCTCTGACCCATGCGAGGTGCCCTTGGAGCTCATGCTCGGGTCCATCAAATCTGAGAaagcagggctgggaggaggagccaTCGGGATCTACCCCAAGGGGAATGTCCTCACCTGGGGCGACCAGGAGCACCGAGGCGATGAGCAGGACAACCCAGGAGGTCATTTTGAGGCAGCTGCCCAGGCTCTCTCCACAGCCTGTTTTATAGAGGCTGGGAACCTGGCAGGGTCCTCTTCCTCTTTTTGGCCACCTCCCGTATCACTGAGTTTACCACAAACACCAGTACTGGTCTgtggagaagtgggaggaggagtGTACCTCAGAGCTTCCACACACCCCTCTCCACCCACCCTGCCCAGCACTAGAACTTTCTGAGCTGAGCCGGGTGTTGATGGAGAGCATTGGCCGCCATGATGCCCACCCTGCCCTGATGTGGTAACGGGAAGAGAAGTCCCCACTACCGAGGCGTCGGGTAGGGCCCTTGGCCAGGTGAGCATCCGTGCCCCCTGCCTCATCTCTTCCTCCACCCCAGAGGTCTGGGCTGGTGTCACTACGTCATCCTtctcatctcttgggtctccttccAGCCATTTAAGCCAGTGTAGCACTACCTGATTCAGATGAAGAAAAAGGTGCCTTCAGGGTAGATCCTGACagctcctcctcccagccctggaTGCTCCAGCTTCATGGACCCTGATCATGAGCTCTATGGGCACCCTGGGTCCCTAGACCCACACCAGCCTTCTCACCATCATCAAGGAGGCCGGGCCTTTCCCTCAGAGCTGGGTTCAGCCCAGCCTGGCAGTGACCTGGCCGATGGGCAGAGAGAGCCGGTGGGAAGGACAGGAGCCCCAGCCAGGGTCTGGTCCCAACTTCTGGGTGTCTGAATAGTCATCTGTGTCATAAAGGTCATTGGCCTTCATCTGTCAGAAAAATTGACTAgtagataaaaataatttctcagtatccatatgtcccaaatattgcatgggataTACTTACACTGGAAAGTATTTGTtttttacctgaaattcaaattaaaccAAGCATTCCATAGTTTGTCTGGCCCCTTGAATCCTTTCTGGTTTATTACCCAAATCCCAGGGTAGCAGACACACTCACACTGACTCATGTCACACACTTACACACGGTTACATGAACTCAGGAACATACACTCTCCAAAGCACTGACAAATTCACACACACTCATAGCTGCTCACACTCCCagatacccacacacacatactcacacattaATTCACAGCCACATACTTTCATATACTCATAAATTCACACATAAACACACCACCTTTGCCCATTGTGGAAGTCAGTGAATGCCACACTAAGGAGCAAGGAATTGAAGCATTTTTAAGCACTTTGGctctcttatttttattgaaataaattttaattagatAAGTAAGAAACAATAAATGAAACCACTTATAAGTTCACCAAACAGATATACAGGAATATTGACGGATGACAAGTAGACTCATAGTGgtcatcatttttaaatttatagaaatattgaTTCTCTATGGTGTGTACCAGGAAATTACATAGTGTTGTtggtcaattatactttaaaaacaaactctTGGAAAAAAGAGATTGGGTTAATGGTTACCAGAGGCTGGGGTGGAAGGGTAAGGGGTAGGATTGGATGAAGGTGGTGGTcagaaggtacaaacttccagttataagataagtaaatactagggatataatgtataatatgatAAAGATAATGAACACTGCTGtacattataaatgaaaattgtAAAGAAAGTAAATCCTAAGAGCTCTCACTACAAGGAAAACTTTTTGTCTATTTAATGTTGATttctatgagatgatggatgttcagtaAATCCACTGTGATCATCATTTCATGGTgaatgtaagtcaaatcattatgttgtacaccttaaaattATATAATGCAGCATGTCTGATAATTCAATACAttggaaattaattaattataaaaaatttacataaatatccatttatacctttcaatgaatatatttataaataaatatatgtttatataaagttatatatcataaaaaatgttttggaacaGCTTTTAAATTTAACAAGATATCATGAACATCATCCCAGTCAATAAATTTAGATTTCCTTCATCATTTCGATTGGTTTCCTCATATTCTATTTTGGGGGTGAACTCTAACTGGAGTCCTCAATTCTGGGACTCATGAGGCTTCTACTTGCAGAGCAGAGGTCGGGAGAGCCCACCAACAGCTTGTGCAGTAGTCTGGGGGCGTGACACGAATGCCTTCTTCAGACTGGTTGCCTCATAATCCCAAGATGACTACTGTAGGCCCTCCAGGCCCTAGGGCCCCGCCCCAGGTGGAAAACTTGGAAGAGTGAAGCAGGAAAGGGAggtacttatatatatttttaaaaagcaaatatttcccAGAGACCTTCAGCTTGTCTCATCAGTACATCCCAGGGGGTACTCGCAGCTGTGAAGGGCTATACAGAAGGAAACCTTTGGCTGGACTTTGAACAAAACTGAGATTCTGCCAGGAAGGACAGATGAGAAGTCAGGGGGATCAGGTAGGCAACAGCAGTATCAGCTACAGAAGAACTTCTTGCTAAACAGTGTTTTGAAGGAAAATTGATGGGATTTTGAAACTAATCAGATacaagagacagaggagacaggaggCAAAAGTTTGATAGTATTTGAAGGCTGAGAGGCCAGTGGTGAAGCGGGAAAATTAGGAAATGGAGCTTGTGTGTGAAAGCTGAATTTGAGGTGTTGCATTTGTGTGGTCTGCTTGAGGGCAGGGCTGCCTCTGCTGTCACATCCGCCCTTGATTACTAGAACTGTCCTGAGACCAGATAGTCAGCTAAGGGTTCGCCTCCTATAAGGAAACCCGGACTCAGAGAGGTCCAGTGAATgctccaaggacacacagctcaaACCACATATGTCTGGGGATTTGAACTCAGACTCCGAAATCCAAGTTCGTCCCCACTCCACATTGGTCCTATCTCTAGGTTTCTAGGCCAAAGTTGCTTGCCATCTGGCCACCAGGTCAGGCGCTGTCCCCGCTCCCCTCCACAAGCCTCCTCTTTCCTAACCACGTGAAGATACCACGGGGTACATGTGGAGACCACATTAGTGAAGGGGAAAAAGCCCAAGAAGGTGACTCATGTCTTTCTTTACCGTATTCAGTAAATACACATATcagtaaatacacacatatacaaatatcttTGGGGAATTCAGTAAGATCAGATATTCCAGCAAGCCCTTTTCTGGGGTGCTAAGGGGTATGGACAAGGGGCCCTGGGGTCCCACGTGACATGAACCTAGCACAAGTCCACAAGTCCTATCCCTTTGCGGTCGTTGGGTCCCATGGGCCGGCCCATTGCAAGTCAGTCTTCAAGAAATCTTTGCTTTCCCCAGTGTCATGAAGATATCCTCTTGtttcttctagtagttttatagttttctacatgtAGGTCTGCGATTCACCTCAAATAAGCTGGGTTGAAATTCTGTTGCTTCAGATCAATTCGttgaaaagattttcattttcccATTGAATTGCTTTGACATCTGGGTCAGAAGTCAAATGACTGTATAAATGTGGGTCTGTTCGTAGGTTCTTCATCACAGCAAGTACTgcattaataataatagcaaaacaCTCTGATTCTTTTAAACGGGCACAATATTTGAACAGTCACTTCATAAAGGAAGAAtagccaataaatatttgaaaaagtgtTAAATACCATAACTCATGAGGGAATTCTATGTTAAAACtaccatgaaatgatggcacCAAAATGACTACAATTAAAACAACAAGATCTTGCTTACGTGTGTTATCTGAAAATGAAACACacgaaagaaaacaaaaaaacagaactcGTAGAAACAGAGCCCTTTTCTGGGCGTGGGGCCCGAAGTGGGAAGagggcaaaataggtgaaggtGGTAAAAAAGCACAAGCTTCCAGTTATAGAGCAAGTCCTGGATGTGTAACATATAGcacagtgactatagttaataatactatatgtatatttgaaagctgctgagagaaatcttaaaagttcccatcacaagaaaaaaatcataacgTGGTGATGAATGACAACTAGACTTCTTTTCATAGTCTTTTTGCAATCTATATTGTATCAAAGCATTATGTTGTAAACCTGAAACATATCATATgtcatatgtcaattacatctcaaattttttaaatgaataataatatctATTGTGCAAGGATGTACTGagatattaaaaatcatattaaatattTGTCATATGTGGGGGGAGAAAAGATAAACAATGCTAAGTGTTAATAAGGATGTGGAGC
This DNA window, taken from Bubalus kerabau isolate K-KA32 ecotype Philippines breed swamp buffalo chromosome 11, PCC_UOA_SB_1v2, whole genome shotgun sequence, encodes the following:
- the LOC129623181 gene encoding antimicrobial peptide NK-lysin-like; protein product: MTSWVVLLIASVLLVAPGLAFSGLTPESHDQVTAHLCDGDELCQGLDPEHPQGDLLLQGEELSLLCGPCQMIIQHLMNKLGDQPDENTVIEAASKVCSKMGLLKGLCKSIMKRFLRRIAADITAGKTSRVVCVDIKMCKSKPVGFI